One Octopus sinensis linkage group LG11, ASM634580v1, whole genome shotgun sequence genomic window carries:
- the LOC115217657 gene encoding craniofacial development protein 2-like produces the protein MAEARQLYIGNSLFRKRERKRWTWISPNSKHRSETDYILVDKRRILHDVSVVTPFNTGSDHRLVRARVVIDEKREKMALYLASKGKRVRVYNEAKLQEAIMQEDWC, from the coding sequence ATGGCAGAGGCGAGGCAGCTCTACATCGGAAACAGCCTAttcaggaagagggagaggaagagatggaCTTGGATATCGCCGAACTCTAAGCACCGAAGCGAGACTGACTACATCCTGGTTGATAAGCGACGCATATTGCATGATGTCTCCGTCGTGACGCCATTCAACACCGGCAGCGATCATCGTCTGGTAAGGGCGAGGGTCGTCATCGACGAGAAGAGGGAGAAGATGGCGTTATATTTGGCGTCGAAGGGAAAACGTGTCCGAGTCTACAACGAGGCAAAGCTGCAGGAAGCCATCATGCAGGAAGACTGGTGCTAA